CCGGATTGAGATTGCTGCGCTTTACAGTTGTTTTTTTGGATGGAAGCTTGTCATCTGACATCTTAAGTTTCACATATGGGTCTGATTTACCTAGCAGATCCTTCTTTCGCAGATTTTGGGCTCTTACAACCTTCAAAAGTAGAATTCCAACAGGTTTTTTCGATGCTCTGGGGATTTGGAAACCATTAGCAATACTCATTTACTTATCAGGTCTATTCTTTGACGCATAACAAGTTAACAACCCAAAATTGAAAAGGTAATAAAAATTTACTTTGAGGGATCCATTATAGGTACTTCTAATGTCTTCGGCCACAAATACATGCTCGCTACTTGCTTCTTGATGGTCTCCTGAAAATGAACAAAAGATAGCATAACAAAATGAGCTAACTGAACTGTGAATTAGATATGACACGGCACATCCACTGTAAAGAGACAGTTAGATACTACAGAAGAATAACACTAAAGTCTAAATCCAAGTGATCAACCATCACATACAGCAAGGATGCTTTCAGTACACAAATGCCTATGCAATAATGCATTTGAACACATGCAGGCCAATAAGCGCAACAAGCCGAAAAATTGTTTTACAAGATTGTTGTGAATATATAGGAGGGATGTACTCAGCTTCAGCACGCAAGTTAAGCCATTAcaaatttcagaaaaaaaaataaatgaaaaatcAGCATTTAGTTCACAAAATAGTGTGACAAATGAGAAAACTTTCACATGAGAATGTTCAGAACAGAAGGTCGGAATACCTGAACAAATCTGTAAAGACCAGGAATAGCCATTACATCTGCTCCAAGAAGTTTCAGCCCGAAGTCAACATGTGGCTGAAAAACCAATCCCAATTAGCAACGCGTGGTGAAGCAAAAAATTGAAACACAAGTAAAAGTCGACATACCTTCTCCATGAGAGAGACAAGGATTTTAGCAAAGCAAGGAAATGTAGGCACCAATGGCTTCAGAGTAATACGAGGTAAAGCAAAGACTTGTAGATCCACAATCTGAATATCTCAGGGAAAAAATAGATTTCAGTTGGTTCGCTTGAACATATCATGAAGCGCGTATTGAATCAAGAATCTAGGTCATGACAGAACAGTTTATACCTGGATAGTTGCTTTCAAACCATAAGCTTTTACAGCAACAGTGACATTTGGATTTGCAGCCCATTTAAGACACGGTTCCATTATCAGCTCTTGCTCCTCTGTGACGTACACTTTCATCCCTGGGAGGGAAAGGCATGGATTGTTTCAACATACATTTTTGCAGCACAAGTTGTAAGAGAATCAGCATCACATACATATCTAATGTAAGCCAGCGTGTAAACAGAGGTTGCTCGCATTATTACATGCTCTACATGGGAAATTTGATGTATAAACGTCACCAGTACTACATAGGCAGCCGGACAACATGCCAACTTTGATGCATCACTAGTGAATGAAATGTCCAATTATACGCAGTTGGAACACAGATGCAACAATGTCTCCATATGACCACATCTCATATCATCAGAATACGAAATTTTGGGGCACAACAATTTTACAGTAAGGGTTAATTGGCTCCTCGCGAAATTCTAGTTCAAACATAAGAATGCAACATCACTAACCTTGAAAGGTTGGCGGTAAGCTACCCAAAGTAAGAGTTTCAAACTCAACGGAGTCTATCTTATATTTTGCAGTATTCTCAGCAATAATTGGCTTAGCGATTTCCTGTGCAGTTCTGCAGATAGCCTACAGGATAAAAAAACACAAAGCATTCAATGTCAATCAGAGATAGTGAATTCATGCTGAGAGCAAGCGAGAAGATACAGTACCTTGTTAAGATAGGGCCACATCAACTCCAAAAACCTGTTCAGCCAATCAATCTAGAGACGtggaagaaaatgaagatctAAATGTATAACTAGAATTATTATAGTTTCTTGCTATCTTATTATTGAAGCAGAAGCATACTCTATCATAGTCAGGATTCTTGACCCACAAAGGAATTTCGGGAAGAATGGCCTCCAAAGATTTTGAATCATATTCCACAAGCGGACGAACTTTGACATCCTGACAAGCAAGAAGGGAGAACGAAAGTTATCCCCATGAACCCATATTATTAAATTCAACCTCAaacatttttttctcgaatacacaGGAGACCTGcacatctttgtattaagagaaGAAAGAAGTCCAATTACAAATCCATCACCTTACCTTGGACTAAAGTAAGAGATGTAGCTGAATTAGGAAACGGAGACTATTACAagcaaagaaggaaaagaactgGGACCTGACCACCAATTCAACCTCAAACATTGAAGATCCTTTACAAGCATAAGCAAGAGAAAAGGCATATGTTGTATTAGATTAAACCACTTTGACTCATCCATGTCAGTATTACTCAAACCAGAATGATGCAAATTTAATAGGACACTAAAAATTGCACAAAGGAGTAAAGTACATATGATTCTGCAAACAATGGACCATATGATTTCTCTAGGTCTGCATCTCCTTCATGAAATGACCATTTGCGGGTGCATGCAACATTTGCCAGTGTTACTTCAGTACATAAGGCATCAAAGGTAAATTGGACATGCAAATGCAGAGTTTGATGGCATACATCACAACAAAAGCTAATCAAAAAACAATATAATACTCACAGCTTATGTCAACAATGTTAGTCAGAATTCAGAAGGAACAGAATAGCAAATGGGATATGCAGAAAAAGTAAATATGTTCAACATCAACCACAGGCCTCTTTGTTTCATCTTAACTGTAAGATCTCAAATTATCCACAGATCATTTGGTTACACTGTtccagaagcacattggcaaagCAGCTATCCACAATCTGACTATTCATCATACAACGGCCAATAGAAATCATACTGTAAGAATGAAAGTACAAAAAGGAAAGTCCGCACCTTGACATCATTTGGCTGGACGTAGATGAAGAGGAAGTAGCCGATAACAATACCAGCCGAAAACCCAAAGCCAAATCCAGAGAAACCAAGCACTGTGCTGATTATACCCATCTCGGATTCCGTCCAAAACCTTCAGATACACACCAGCTTTCAACCAAAAGTTGCAAAACAAACATAAAAAAGGGTATAATCAATTGAAATTTGCACTAATGAGAAACAATAAACCAAAAGCACTTCACTCTGCTAAATTGCAAGGGAACAACTAGAGTAATCTGACTTCCTAGCGATGCAAAGATCATATTCAATTTGCTGCACAACACCAGATAAACAAACACCAAGATCGTACATCCTTAGTCAAACATATTTATATGAATTCCCCCCAGCAGCAAAAAGCAATTTCCCACATTAGAAACTGGAGGGACCCAGCAATCAAGGCTTTCACCAGCTATGAAAGTAATGCTTTAGACCAAATCACCCAAGAATAGCATTTAAAGTGTATAAAAAATTAGTGAAAGCAATAGGAATAGGTTATAACACAACTATTAGGACCTCGGAGGCAAGGAGAATACTTGTAACTTTCGAGCTGATGACGCACGTATCAGAATAATGCAGTGGCACCACATTACTGTCCACTGTTATATGTTGATTGAGAAGACAAAAGGTGAATACAACTAGTGGAGGAAAAGATGTGAAGGCTGGCATTCTGACATCTTTAATGGTTGCTTTGGCTTGCGGGTCGCCTTGGTGCTTTAATCTTTGCTTTTGAGGCAGGTTTCGGATTGGATCAAATCAAGAGTGGTGGTCTGGTGGACTTAAAATATGAGAAAGGGGGTGTAACAGTTCAGGTTTGAATTCAATAGAATGGAAGGCATAACCGAAATTAAGTATGTTTCTGAAACAAAATGTTGGACCCAATCCAGTTGAAGGACCCAAAACAGGAATCACGTTACAACTTTTTAAGCTGGGATTCAGGAGTAACGGGTTGCATGCACTCATCAAAAAGAAAATTACTGTTAAAGAAAACTCGCTGAAATGGACAAGGAAACAGATGCAAGAAAACTCGCTGAAATGGACAAGGAAACAGATGCAGCGCGTACATTTGATCATGCTTATCCTAGATAAATATGACTTGATCACTGTTTGAAATCAAAGTTACGACGCCTctgaaaaaatttagaaaaaaaacgcAGAGAAGTGCATCACTTAACATCCGAACCACGCGCTTGTGTTACCACGCATCAGAAAATTTTCCCAGAAAAACGCACATAAATGCAGAACCAAAGCGAGGAACTACGCTTTATCTATCGGCTGTCCTGCGCCTTGTTCCCGCGAGGAACCTGCAGAAATCGACGGAAGGAAGGAACGCCCGGAGCAAACCCCGAGAACTGAAAGCGTCGATCCTACGAACCCCCATCAAGGTCGGAAACTCCGAACAACGGAGAACCTGGATCGCGCGAACTCGTCGGGGGGACCGAATCGAAGAGGGGAGTAAGAGACAATACGAACCACCGAG
This portion of the Panicum virgatum strain AP13 chromosome 2N, P.virgatum_v5, whole genome shotgun sequence genome encodes:
- the LOC120658183 gene encoding synaptotagmin-1-like, translating into MGIISTVLGFSGFGFGFSAGIVIGYFLFIYVQPNDVKDVKVRPLVEYDSKSLEAILPEIPLWVKNPDYDRIDWLNRFLELMWPYLNKAICRTAQEIAKPIIAENTAKYKIDSVEFETLTLGSLPPTFQGMKVYVTEEQELIMEPCLKWAANPNVTVAVKAYGLKATIQIVDLQVFALPRITLKPLVPTFPCFAKILVSLMEKPHVDFGLKLLGADVMAIPGLYRFVQETIKKQVASMYLWPKTLEVPIMDPSKASKKPVGILLLKVVRAQNLRKKDLLGKSDPYVKLKMSDDKLPSKKTTVKRSNLNPEWNEDFKFVVTDPETQALEVNVFDWEQVGKHEKMGMNSVLLKDLPADETKVTTLDLLKTMDPNDVQNEKSRGQLTLELTYKPFKEEDMEKEGIEGTDVVQKAPDGTPAGGGLLYVIVHEAQDLEGKHHTNPYAKIIFKGEEKKTKVIKKNRDPRWEDEFEFVCEEPPVNDKLHVEVLSKAPKKGLIHGKETLGYIDISLADVISNKRINEKYHLIDSKNGQIQIEMQWRTS